A genome region from Methanobacterium aggregans includes the following:
- a CDS encoding flavodoxin family protein, whose translation MVRIIGMVGSPREDGNTSFLVKTALKSAEDAGAETEIINLGSAEIEPCVACDICKATGECAIYDDMREISERLAGADGIIMGSPVYFGGVTSQMKMFMDRSRPLRASFKLRDKVCGAIAVGASRNGGQETTISSIHEFLLIQDAIIVGDGAPAAHYGGTGVGGPVGSTENDDVGIETSKNLGKRVAELAKRLKE comes from the coding sequence TTGGTTAGGATAATAGGAATGGTGGGAAGCCCAAGGGAAGATGGAAACACATCTTTTCTCGTTAAAACAGCACTTAAATCTGCAGAAGATGCGGGTGCGGAAACAGAAATTATCAATCTTGGATCTGCAGAAATAGAACCCTGTGTTGCATGTGATATCTGCAAGGCAACAGGTGAATGTGCAATATACGATGATATGAGGGAGATATCTGAGAGACTTGCAGGTGCAGATGGTATCATCATGGGAAGTCCTGTTTACTTTGGAGGGGTCACATCCCAGATGAAGATGTTCATGGACAGGTCAAGACCACTACGGGCGAGTTTCAAACTCAGGGATAAGGTCTGTGGAGCAATAGCAGTTGGGGCTTCGAGAAATGGTGGTCAGGAAACAACCATATCCTCAATACACGAGTTCCTCCTCATACAGGATGCCATAATTGTTGGAGATGGAGCACCAGCAGCCCACTATGGAGGTACAGGAGTTGGAGGTCCAGTTGGAAGTACAGAAAATGATGATGTTGGAATAGAAACCTCTAAAAACCTTGGAAAGAGGGTTGCTGAACTTGCAAAGAGATTGAAGGAATGA
- a CDS encoding glycosyltransferase family 2 protein, which produces MTIFVVMPAYNEEKTIEEVMEKLFSRGFSVVVVDDGSHDATYQVAEDISRNQENQCFIYKHLLNIGLGGALKTGIEAALLHDADIIVTFDADGQHDPDDIMKVCLPIIHGEADVVIGVRDFKHMPDSKKFGNTVMNIITRIFYGINVNDSQSGLRAFKREAAEVIEINARDYGVSSEIVGEIKRHKLRLVEVPMKTIYTDYSMTKGTNLKVGLKILAKLVMNVLK; this is translated from the coding sequence ATGACGATATTTGTGGTTATGCCAGCTTACAATGAAGAAAAAACAATAGAAGAAGTTATGGAAAAGCTTTTCAGCAGGGGATTCAGTGTTGTTGTTGTGGATGATGGATCCCATGATGCAACCTACCAAGTGGCAGAGGATATCAGTAGAAATCAGGAAAACCAGTGCTTCATATACAAGCATCTTTTAAACATAGGCTTGGGAGGGGCGCTGAAGACTGGGATAGAAGCAGCATTACTCCATGATGCTGATATCATCGTTACATTTGATGCAGATGGTCAGCATGATCCAGATGACATAATGAAGGTATGCCTGCCCATCATCCATGGTGAAGCAGATGTTGTCATAGGTGTAAGAGATTTTAAACACATGCCTGATTCAAAGAAGTTTGGAAACACAGTAATGAATATTATAACTCGGATATTTTATGGCATAAATGTTAATGACTCTCAATCAGGTCTTCGAGCATTTAAAAGGGAAGCTGCAGAAGTTATTGAGATAAATGCAAGGGATTATGGTGTTTCATCTGAGATAGTGGGTGAAATAAAAAGGCACAAGCTCCGGCTGGTGGAAGTACCTATGAAGACAATTTACACGGATTACTCCATGACCAAGGGCACAAATTTGAAGGTTGGGCTTAAGATACTTGCAAAACTGGTTATGAATGTTTTAAAGTAG
- a CDS encoding DUF2304 domain-containing protein: MMIYQILGILVGLFAVIITILRFRDGKMSLGMMALWNLIWLLLILISIYPASTSIFAKVTGIGRGLDLILILGLIMSFYLIFKLYSRLETVEEELTDLVREIAIQNEYSNPDSKESSKTHKLPKKEN, encoded by the coding sequence ATGATGATATACCAGATACTAGGAATTTTAGTGGGACTTTTTGCAGTGATAATCACCATTTTAAGGTTCAGAGATGGGAAGATGTCCCTGGGAATGATGGCTCTATGGAACCTGATATGGCTTTTATTAATACTGATCTCAATATATCCTGCATCAACATCCATCTTTGCAAAGGTTACAGGAATAGGAAGGGGTTTGGACTTAATCTTAATATTAGGACTTATAATGTCTTTTTACCTCATATTCAAATTGTACAGCCGTCTTGAAACTGTTGAAGAAGAACTGACGGATCTTGTGAGGGAGATTGCCATTCAAAATGAATATTCTAATCCAGATTCAAAGGAATCTTCAAAAACACACAAATTACCAAAAAAGGAAAATTAA
- a CDS encoding glycosyltransferase family 4 protein yields the protein MNIGYFIGHFPYTELVGKSGYDKDYAHGGTEIATYNLAVNMAERGHEIDVFTASIDSNDSVENSEGMKIHRYTTNLKIASANLSLKLMYKPLDENVEIVHAHYNIPLPDLSASRYAKKKNVPFVITYHADAQETGGNFIRNTATAIYNRYILDRVLSNADAIIATSNSYIDESKYLGKYRDKIKVVPNGINPEDFEIELSKEECRSKLGLPQNKKIILFFGNVVAYKGPDVLLKAFAIVKKLYPKLMLLYVGRGEMQTELQKLSEEMNISGSVVFAGFIEEKSKPLYYHSADIFCLPSVTMAEAFGIVNLEAMACGLPVVSSKLGGIPDIVQNGKNGIIVEPGDVEALADALKELVENDDLRAKMSREGKSMSEDYSWTKIAEETEKIYDELLEKY from the coding sequence ATGAATATAGGATACTTCATTGGGCATTTTCCATACACAGAACTTGTGGGTAAATCCGGCTATGATAAAGATTATGCTCACGGTGGAACTGAAATTGCAACCTACAATCTAGCAGTTAACATGGCAGAGAGAGGACATGAAATAGATGTTTTCACAGCATCAATAGATTCCAATGACTCTGTGGAAAATTCAGAGGGAATGAAAATTCACCGTTACACAACTAACTTGAAGATTGCAAGCGCTAATCTATCCCTCAAACTGATGTACAAACCCCTTGATGAGAATGTGGAAATTGTCCATGCCCATTACAACATTCCACTTCCAGATCTGTCAGCATCAAGATACGCCAAGAAAAAGAACGTACCCTTTGTAATCACCTATCATGCAGATGCCCAGGAAACTGGGGGAAACTTCATCAGAAACACTGCAACAGCCATTTACAACAGGTACATTCTGGACAGGGTTCTCTCAAATGCAGATGCCATAATAGCAACTTCAAATTCCTACATAGATGAATCTAAGTATTTGGGTAAATACCGTGATAAAATTAAGGTTGTTCCCAATGGAATAAATCCTGAGGACTTTGAAATTGAGCTTTCAAAGGAGGAGTGCAGATCCAAACTTGGACTGCCACAGAATAAGAAGATAATCCTCTTCTTTGGAAACGTGGTTGCTTACAAGGGACCTGATGTGCTTTTAAAAGCATTTGCTATTGTTAAAAAGTTATATCCAAAGTTAATGCTTCTTTATGTTGGTAGAGGGGAAATGCAGACAGAACTGCAAAAATTATCTGAAGAAATGAATATTTCAGGCAGTGTTGTATTTGCAGGGTTCATTGAAGAAAAATCTAAACCATTATATTATCATTCTGCAGATATATTCTGTCTGCCATCAGTTACAATGGCTGAAGCCTTTGGAATAGTTAATCTTGAAGCAATGGCCTGTGGACTTCCGGTGGTTTCCTCAAAACTTGGGGGTATACCTGACATAGTTCAAAACGGTAAGAATGGAATTATAGTTGAACCTGGAGATGTCGAAGCCCTTGCAGATGCATTAAAGGAACTGGTTGAAAATGATGATCTCCGGGCTAAGATGTCCCGTGAGGGTAAAAGTATGTCTGAAGATTATTCCTGGACTAAAATTGCAGAGGAAACTGAGAAGATATATGATGAATTACTTGAAAAGTATTGA
- a CDS encoding glycosyltransferase family 4 protein, translating into MEIDYINGPRTDKIFGMSKYQMEIFKRIDGVEWNFIEYDSLLKIMESKYSSIFSSKPKNEEESLGMFPALDKTESFSQSKIFKGMIDTAWKTCMYIDTYRYRQTVKKSIKKDNVKHLTYQELAYLLKYVEMDKTIVTCHDIIPWAYDNDRSKLWKDIMTGLRNADRIITISEFSKNELVKYLNYPADRIHIVKDAVDHDVYYKKRDKTLLQRFNIPLEGKFVLYVGSETPRQNLDLLLKAFARLKKRVPDVKLLKIGDPQSFGAREKLLSMIRDLGLEKDVIFVGYVAEEDLPKWYNASDLLVYPCRYAGFGLPPLEAMACGTPVITANTTSLPEVVGDAGVMVDPDDDATLEDEMYKILTDESLREELMKKGLERVQLFQWDDAAKETLRVYEEVDSI; encoded by the coding sequence ATGGAGATAGATTACATAAACGGTCCACGGACAGACAAAATATTTGGGATGTCCAAGTACCAGATGGAAATATTCAAGAGAATTGACGGAGTTGAATGGAATTTTATTGAGTATGATTCCCTGCTGAAGATCATGGAAAGTAAATATAGCTCAATTTTCAGTTCAAAACCTAAAAATGAAGAGGAATCATTGGGAATGTTTCCTGCACTGGATAAAACAGAATCCTTCTCTCAAAGCAAGATTTTTAAGGGTATGATTGATACAGCCTGGAAAACCTGTATGTACATTGATACGTACCGCTACAGGCAGACAGTTAAAAAAAGTATCAAAAAGGACAATGTGAAACATTTAACCTATCAAGAGCTTGCATACCTTTTGAAGTATGTTGAGATGGATAAAACCATTGTAACTTGTCATGACATCATACCTTGGGCTTACGACAACGATCGTTCCAAATTGTGGAAGGATATAATGACTGGATTGAGGAATGCCGATAGGATCATAACCATATCTGAATTTTCAAAAAATGAACTCGTAAAGTACCTGAACTACCCTGCAGACAGAATACACATAGTCAAGGATGCAGTTGATCATGATGTTTACTACAAAAAGAGGGACAAAACCCTACTTCAAAGGTTTAATATTCCTTTGGAAGGGAAATTTGTTCTTTACGTTGGTTCAGAGACTCCAAGACAGAATCTTGACCTTCTTTTAAAGGCATTTGCAAGGCTCAAAAAGAGAGTTCCAGATGTGAAACTACTGAAGATAGGGGATCCTCAAAGCTTTGGGGCAAGGGAAAAGCTCCTGAGCATGATAAGAGATCTGGGACTTGAGAAAGATGTTATTTTCGTGGGTTACGTGGCTGAAGAAGATCTTCCAAAGTGGTACAACGCATCAGATCTTCTGGTTTATCCATGCAGATACGCAGGATTCGGACTTCCACCACTGGAGGCTATGGCATGTGGAACACCTGTAATAACGGCCAATACAACTTCTCTTCCTGAAGTTGTTGGAGATGCTGGCGTTATGGTTGATCCAGATGATGATGCAACCCTTGAAGATGAGATGTACAAAATTCTCACAGACGAAAGCTTAAGAGAGGAACTGATGAAAAAGGGCCTTGAAAGAGTTCAGCTCTTCCAGTGGGATGATGCTGCGAAGGAAACATTGAGGGTTTATGAAGAAGTGGATTCAATCTAA